ACTCATCAGAGCAGGCTCGCACCGAGAAGAACTACCGGTAACACATGATCTTACTGTTCACACACAAGCGTCCAGTCAGGACTTAAGCTGCTAAGTAGTCAACAACGAAAGCGCCACTATGTACGATAACTGCAGGAGGGTACTAATTCCTCCtcttgcttgttcttgatgACCTTTTACCCTTGCCTCCAGAATCTGACACCGTTGCAAGTGGCACCAGCGTACCACCCCTGACACCATCGTTCTTCTCTATTGACTTCTGCAACTTGATCGAAAATTTGAAATCCTTTATCTGCAATGATTTTTTTTTCACAATATATGTTAACGAGTGGCCCTTTGTACTACCACTGAACTAGAAATATAGCCCTCTGAAAAGGTATACTTTACAAGAAAAATAACAGGCACCTGTTCTTCCAGATCACGAATTGTTTCATCCTTCGACTTCAACTGTGTTCTTTCCCTGTGAGTGCATATTTATCAATTAAAAAAAAAGTTggtttcaaagaaaaaaaagaacagaGCAGGCAACCTTTTCACTAAACTGATACTTAGAAATATACCTATGATGCCATCTGTAATATAATAGTATCATTTCTGTTTTTAAAAACCATAATCATACCATTTCTTCTTTGCAAAGAAGTTATCAAACATACCTTTCCTCAATATCTCTTAGTGTCTGACGCCACATGTCTTGGCTCCTAGTGAGTTTTTCATTCATCTGCAGAGAAAGGCAGGAAAATTACACCAACGCAGGGAGTCAAGAGTTTGAATGCTAACAACTAGTTGCACTTGATAAACATGCGTGAGACAAAATGCTCACATCTGCAACTTTCTTTTTCTCCACCATTAGGTTCTCAAGCTTAAGTTGGAGCTCTTGAAGCTTATCATTTACAGCTTTGTCAACAGTTTCAGAAATGAGGCGTTCCTTGTTTCTTTTAGCCTCAGATAAAAGGCCCTCATAATACTGCGAGTATGAACAATATAGGCAGATAAACGCATGAGAGAAACTGCGATTCAACAGGCTATCACAGTTCATACAAAaaatagcaaaaaaaaaaaagacttaGAAGGTAAGTTGAATGCACCTCTCTTTGAGTTTCGAGTTGATTTGCCAGGAGCCGATTGTACTCATCCACAATCTATTAAGAAGAGCATGCATGTATAAAAAGAGACTACCAGTAAGGTATGGAATAAATCAAATCAGGTGAATTTAAAATTCTTACTGTTTCAGCTTTGCTGCTGAACATAGCTCCACCCATGTCCGAGTCATCATTGCATGAGCAGTTCACACAGTCATCCCCAGAGTATTTACATTTCGACTTGAACTTAGCATGCATTGCATCACTCTTTGAGTGATTCAGTCGATGGACAAAACTGTCACCAACATAATCCCAAACACGTTGCGTTTCCAAATCTAGCGAATAACAGTGCTGAGTGTCTTTCCAGTGCTGTTTTGCGTGACCTTCTTGATACCTAGAACACAGGGAATCAATAAGGGCAAGGTTAACTGGGCAGGTAGAAAGAGGCTAAACTAACCCCCCAAGCTGTGTATATCAAAATTCTTCTGATGACAACAAATGCCCCACATGATTATAACTGTATGTCTTTCCATCTAGCAGTCTTAACCACTAAGTAATTATGTGCAATACTTTAACATGAACACCCATGGGTCATTACAACAGAAAATAAGTCAGTAGGTAATGGCATACCTTCCACATCCAACAAAACCGCAAATCACACATATCCAGAGGTTTCCGGAGGTTTGGCAAACAGAGCAAGTAGAATCTTCAGACTGCTTCTGACAAAACTGACATACCTGAAGTGGAAATAGCTATGGGTAAAGGCAGAGTTCATGCTGAAGAAAGTTTTGTATGTGATAATGGAAGGAAGTAGTTCCCGATACACTGGAGTCAACTCTATAATATTTTGAGTTGAAATACTGATAATAATTTGGAGTACATAAGGAAGCGGTTGCTTTTTATTTGCAATGTTATAACCATTGCCAGTATAATGTCCCTAGGACTCACATGTCTGTCATGACCATTCAATATTTTCCCCCTTGCAGTGCAATTACTTGCTAGAATATACATGGAGACAGAGGTAATGTTACAGTAATCAGTATTGATATGCCCCTGCCACTAGAAGTTCCTACTGGGTGCCCAAGATATCAAATTGACACGTGCAAGCTGCAAGGTCCCAAGATTCTTAAAGAAATGTTATGTCTGAATGGTTATATAGTTCCAACTTCTATAAAAGAAAAGGCATCCAGAAATTCACCATTCGTCAAAGAGACTTCCAATTAACATGACTAGACATTTTGTATGATGTAGTTTTCATCGCAAATGCAAATCCAATGCATTTATACATCACCCAAGGAAAGAATAATAGCCACAAGTGATTGTGTGTTGCCCTAGAAGAGCAAATGACGAAAGAGCAAAACGAGCAAAACAACCATTCATTACCGGACAAGATGAATTGGCCCACACTGAAACGCATGAACACTGGAAGGAGTGATCACACGTAGTTGCCAAAATCCCACTGATGTCTTGATCCAATCTTTCTGATCAATTAACACATAAAGATGGCAGAGAATAGTTAGGCATGCAAGACCCCAAACAAGACACATAACTTAAACAACAacaaacaaaatatgagaagtGAAAATAACAAATGAAGTGTTGCATCAAATAGAAAGGTATTTAAAGTCCAAACTATGGCCACGAAAATAGAAAGTTAGTATCTATTTGTGAAAGTGCCATGTGCGTACATGATGTTGGTTAAACAACACAAGATGAGCATAAAACTAGTTTTTTTTCTGAACGAACTTGGATGCACATTTTGATAGAACGTGATCAATATGGGTATCGAACTATCGATCCTAGTAGGTTAGAAAACTGCACCCTGAAGGCACCTCTAAAGTAGTTT
The sequence above is drawn from the Panicum hallii strain FIL2 chromosome 7, PHallii_v3.1, whole genome shotgun sequence genome and encodes:
- the LOC112899903 gene encoding BRCA1-associated protein, translating into MFVLRIQSVDFPTAPASPAAVAADEVGTSGATSNPLSPTSSHPPPSTTTSSIPPLELPGATSAASARSPRTHHTRGVIHLYHSSSSTSNTSSSYASAVAATSSSSSGPAAPQPASDSLLPPWRGTRLLVLAVPTRVSPDDFVRFCGPYLERASDIRFIRDDGVEDRYSVLVEFEDQKSAEGFYLDLNGWRFSSSEGEVCHVLFIAAVQYTPSSDVATTPPVGSTELPICPVCIERLDQDISGILATTCDHSFQCSCVSVWANSSCPVCQFCQKQSEDSTCSVCQTSGNLWICVICGFVGCGRYQEGHAKQHWKDTQHCYSLDLETQRVWDYVGDSFVHRLNHSKSDAMHAKFKSKCKYSGDDCVNCSCNDDSDMGGAMFSSKAETIVDEYNRLLANQLETQREYYEGLLSEAKRNKERLISETVDKAVNDKLQELQLKLENLMVEKKKVADMNEKLTRSQDMWRQTLRDIEERERTQLKSKDETIRDLEEQIKDFKFSIKLQKSIEKNDGVRGGTLVPLATVSDSGGKGKRSSRTSKRRN